A genomic window from Lycium barbarum isolate Lr01 chromosome 4, ASM1917538v2, whole genome shotgun sequence includes:
- the LOC132636365 gene encoding uncharacterized protein LOC132636365 isoform X1 produces MTQRKSSRLKNKATRITSLANQKKFLLARRTTAPASSIRSLQLLTNAIEEHQLLAPQHPEVGAHIQTESTTPATQSVEEHPEVGAHIQTESTTPATQSVEEQVQLDSTTLAGNEQCDEQGSSTQKRKRGKTKMLNVHGRHEHKLIVLNEHGEPVGPSEDDVTELSSFLGTLARNTTLCPLDIYDWRKVNTKKDLWNYTKEKYDIPDIAKKWTLGRIQNAWRRRKRDLKKIHFEPYANDEIRMEKRPDDVPASQFKELLKYWNSEKAQKMSKINVENRKKLKNPHTVGKKSFAIVRNELAKEMETSDPLSLEEIFVATRKRKPGRSYKDSDEDTTSKIAEMVNIETQQNEDGNESINAFVSVTVPEHSGHLRLYGRGVTKTTLKGKVGHFEPSSNAINDLKKMEERMIRLEEKLQEQKEQFEEQKTLMRQEIVEDVITKLQRSGLPFDASVLATLGEASSTRAAAIQPINHPSIGSNNQEYQVGSTSVTRG; encoded by the exons ATGACACAACGAAAGTCTTCAAGACTAAAGAATAAAGCAACAAGAATCACGTCTTTGGCAAACCAAAAAAAGTTTTTGCTGGCCAGAAGAACAACTGCTCCAGCTAGTTCTATACGGTCGCTTCAGCTTCTGACAAATGCAATAGAAGAACATCAGCTACTAGCGCCACAACATCCAGAGGTAGGAGCCCATATACAAACTGAGTCAACCACCCCTGCAACACAATCAGTAGAGGAACATCCCGAGGTAGGAGCCCATATACAAACTGAGTCAACCACCCCTGCAACACAATCAGTAGAGGAACAAGTGCAATTGGATTCTACTACTCTTGCAGGAAATGAACAATGCGATGAGCAAG GCTCTTCcactcaaaaaagaaaaagaggtaAAACAAAGATGCTAAATGTACATGGAAGGCATGAACATAAATTGATTGTACTAAATGAGCACGGCGAACCTGTTGGTCCAAGTGAAGATGATGTGACAGAGTTGAGCAGCTTCCTCGGTACATTGGCAAGGAATACGACCCTCTGTCCTCTTGATATATATGATTGGAGGAAAGTTAACACAAAAAAGGATTTGTGGAATTATACCAAG GAGAAATATGATATTCCTGATATTGCGAAGAAATGGACTTTGGGAAGAATTCAAAATGCTTGGAGAAGGCGTAAGCGTGATTTGAAAAAAATTCACTTTGAACCCTATGCTAATGACGAAATCCGAATGGAAAAAAGGCCTGATGATGTTCCAGCATCTCAATTTAAGGAACTTCTAAAATATTGGAACTCGGAAAAAGCCCAG aaaatgTCCAAAATCAATGTTGAGAATCGGAAAAAGTTGAAGAATCCACATACTGTTGGCAAAAAAAGCTTTGCTATAGTCCGCAATGAATTG GCAAAAGAGATGGAAACTTCTGATCCTCTATCACTTGAGGAAATCTTTGTGGCTACAAGAAAAAGAAAGCCCGGTCGATCATACAAGGATTCGGATGAAGATACAACTAGCAAGATT GCTGAGATGGTGAATATTGAAACGCAACAAAATGAAGATGGTAATGAGTCAATTAATGCATTTGTATCCGTCACAGTACCTGAACATTCGGGACACTTGAGATTGTATGGACGAGGGGTTACAAAAACTACTTTGAAAGGGAAAGTGGGACATTTCGAACCCTCTTCAAATGCAATAAATGATCTCAAAAAGATGGAAGAGAGGATGATAAGATTGGAGGAAAAACTTCAGGAACAAAAGGAACAATTTGAAGAACAAAAGACCCTGATGAGACAAGAAATTGTAGAAGATGTCATAACAAAACTTCAACGTTCAGGATTACCATTTGATGCTAGCGTTTTAGCAACATTGGGTGAAGCTTCCTCAACACGAGCAGCAGCTATTCAGCCAATTAATCATCCATCTATTGGTAGCAACAATCAAG agtaccaggtcggatctacttctgtgacccgtggctga
- the LOC132636365 gene encoding uncharacterized protein LOC132636365 isoform X2: MTQRKSSRLKNKATRITSLANQKKFLLARRTTAPASSIRSLQLLTNAIEEHQLLAPQHPEVGAHIQTESTTPATQSVEEHPEVGAHIQTESTTPATQSVEEQVQLDSTTLAGNEQCDEQGSSTQKRKRGKTKMLNVHGRHEHKLIVLNEHGEPVGPSEDDVTELSSFLGTLARNTTLCPLDIYDWRKVNTKKDLWNYTKEKYDIPDIAKKWTLGRIQNAWRRRKRDLKKIHFEPYANDEIRMEKRPDDVPASQFKELLKYWNSEKAQKMSKINVENRKKLKNPHTVGKKSFAIVRNELAKEMETSDPLSLEEIFVATRKRKPGRSYKDSDEDTTSKIAEMVNIETQQNEDGNESINAFVSVTVPEHSGHLRLYGRGVTKTTLKGKVGHFEPSSNAINDLKKMEERMIRLEEKLQEQKEQFEEQKTLMRQEIVEDVITKLQRSGLPFDASVLATLGEASSTRAAAIQPINHPSIGSNNQVGERNLYLS; the protein is encoded by the exons ATGACACAACGAAAGTCTTCAAGACTAAAGAATAAAGCAACAAGAATCACGTCTTTGGCAAACCAAAAAAAGTTTTTGCTGGCCAGAAGAACAACTGCTCCAGCTAGTTCTATACGGTCGCTTCAGCTTCTGACAAATGCAATAGAAGAACATCAGCTACTAGCGCCACAACATCCAGAGGTAGGAGCCCATATACAAACTGAGTCAACCACCCCTGCAACACAATCAGTAGAGGAACATCCCGAGGTAGGAGCCCATATACAAACTGAGTCAACCACCCCTGCAACACAATCAGTAGAGGAACAAGTGCAATTGGATTCTACTACTCTTGCAGGAAATGAACAATGCGATGAGCAAG GCTCTTCcactcaaaaaagaaaaagaggtaAAACAAAGATGCTAAATGTACATGGAAGGCATGAACATAAATTGATTGTACTAAATGAGCACGGCGAACCTGTTGGTCCAAGTGAAGATGATGTGACAGAGTTGAGCAGCTTCCTCGGTACATTGGCAAGGAATACGACCCTCTGTCCTCTTGATATATATGATTGGAGGAAAGTTAACACAAAAAAGGATTTGTGGAATTATACCAAG GAGAAATATGATATTCCTGATATTGCGAAGAAATGGACTTTGGGAAGAATTCAAAATGCTTGGAGAAGGCGTAAGCGTGATTTGAAAAAAATTCACTTTGAACCCTATGCTAATGACGAAATCCGAATGGAAAAAAGGCCTGATGATGTTCCAGCATCTCAATTTAAGGAACTTCTAAAATATTGGAACTCGGAAAAAGCCCAG aaaatgTCCAAAATCAATGTTGAGAATCGGAAAAAGTTGAAGAATCCACATACTGTTGGCAAAAAAAGCTTTGCTATAGTCCGCAATGAATTG GCAAAAGAGATGGAAACTTCTGATCCTCTATCACTTGAGGAAATCTTTGTGGCTACAAGAAAAAGAAAGCCCGGTCGATCATACAAGGATTCGGATGAAGATACAACTAGCAAGATT GCTGAGATGGTGAATATTGAAACGCAACAAAATGAAGATGGTAATGAGTCAATTAATGCATTTGTATCCGTCACAGTACCTGAACATTCGGGACACTTGAGATTGTATGGACGAGGGGTTACAAAAACTACTTTGAAAGGGAAAGTGGGACATTTCGAACCCTCTTCAAATGCAATAAATGATCTCAAAAAGATGGAAGAGAGGATGATAAGATTGGAGGAAAAACTTCAGGAACAAAAGGAACAATTTGAAGAACAAAAGACCCTGATGAGACAAGAAATTGTAGAAGATGTCATAACAAAACTTCAACGTTCAGGATTACCATTTGATGCTAGCGTTTTAGCAACATTGGGTGAAGCTTCCTCAACACGAGCAGCAGCTATTCAGCCAATTAATCATCCATCTATTGGTAGCAACAATCAAG TAGGTGAAAGAAATCTTTATCTTTCatga
- the LOC132636365 gene encoding uncharacterized protein LOC132636365 isoform X3: MTQRKSSRLKNKATRITSLANQKKFLLARRTTAPASSIRSLQLLTNAIEEHQLLAPQHPEVGAHIQTESTTPATQSVEEHPEVGAHIQTESTTPATQSVEEQVQLDSTTLAGNEQCDEQGSSTQKRKRGKTKMLNVHGRHEHKLIVLNEHGEPVGPSEDDVTELSSFLGTLARNTTLCPLDIYDWRKVNTKKDLWNYTKEKYDIPDIAKKWTLGRIQNAWRRRKRDLKKIHFEPYANDEIRMEKRPDDVPASQFKELLKYWNSEKAQKMSKINVENRKKLKNPHTVGKKSFAIVRNELAKEMETSDPLSLEEIFVATRKRKPGRSYKDSDEDTTSKIAEMVNIETQQNEDGNESINAFVSVTVPEHSGHLRLYGRGVTKTTLKGKVGHFEPSSNAINDLKKMEERMIRLEEKLQEQKEQFEEQKTLMRQEIVEDVITKLQRSGLPFDASVLATLGEASSTRAAAIQPINHPSIGSNNQGERNLYLS, translated from the exons ATGACACAACGAAAGTCTTCAAGACTAAAGAATAAAGCAACAAGAATCACGTCTTTGGCAAACCAAAAAAAGTTTTTGCTGGCCAGAAGAACAACTGCTCCAGCTAGTTCTATACGGTCGCTTCAGCTTCTGACAAATGCAATAGAAGAACATCAGCTACTAGCGCCACAACATCCAGAGGTAGGAGCCCATATACAAACTGAGTCAACCACCCCTGCAACACAATCAGTAGAGGAACATCCCGAGGTAGGAGCCCATATACAAACTGAGTCAACCACCCCTGCAACACAATCAGTAGAGGAACAAGTGCAATTGGATTCTACTACTCTTGCAGGAAATGAACAATGCGATGAGCAAG GCTCTTCcactcaaaaaagaaaaagaggtaAAACAAAGATGCTAAATGTACATGGAAGGCATGAACATAAATTGATTGTACTAAATGAGCACGGCGAACCTGTTGGTCCAAGTGAAGATGATGTGACAGAGTTGAGCAGCTTCCTCGGTACATTGGCAAGGAATACGACCCTCTGTCCTCTTGATATATATGATTGGAGGAAAGTTAACACAAAAAAGGATTTGTGGAATTATACCAAG GAGAAATATGATATTCCTGATATTGCGAAGAAATGGACTTTGGGAAGAATTCAAAATGCTTGGAGAAGGCGTAAGCGTGATTTGAAAAAAATTCACTTTGAACCCTATGCTAATGACGAAATCCGAATGGAAAAAAGGCCTGATGATGTTCCAGCATCTCAATTTAAGGAACTTCTAAAATATTGGAACTCGGAAAAAGCCCAG aaaatgTCCAAAATCAATGTTGAGAATCGGAAAAAGTTGAAGAATCCACATACTGTTGGCAAAAAAAGCTTTGCTATAGTCCGCAATGAATTG GCAAAAGAGATGGAAACTTCTGATCCTCTATCACTTGAGGAAATCTTTGTGGCTACAAGAAAAAGAAAGCCCGGTCGATCATACAAGGATTCGGATGAAGATACAACTAGCAAGATT GCTGAGATGGTGAATATTGAAACGCAACAAAATGAAGATGGTAATGAGTCAATTAATGCATTTGTATCCGTCACAGTACCTGAACATTCGGGACACTTGAGATTGTATGGACGAGGGGTTACAAAAACTACTTTGAAAGGGAAAGTGGGACATTTCGAACCCTCTTCAAATGCAATAAATGATCTCAAAAAGATGGAAGAGAGGATGATAAGATTGGAGGAAAAACTTCAGGAACAAAAGGAACAATTTGAAGAACAAAAGACCCTGATGAGACAAGAAATTGTAGAAGATGTCATAACAAAACTTCAACGTTCAGGATTACCATTTGATGCTAGCGTTTTAGCAACATTGGGTGAAGCTTCCTCAACACGAGCAGCAGCTATTCAGCCAATTAATCATCCATCTATTGGTAGCAACAATCAAG GTGAAAGAAATCTTTATCTTTCatga